Proteins from a single region of Nodularia sp. LEGE 06071:
- a CDS encoding 2OG-Fe(II) oxygenase — MKHFQQQPNVFSSEYLNNLWGEIQACRYFAINNLNRDFVGTKGFSVVFRRSHISTVEQKFPYFKLYLDLALQAGCNAFYLNPLQLKEGSRVDPHIDRSLRSYCKTVEPPAVVSVLYVRLPENMEGGELVLKSHKRQLGQIKPQANTLVYFQGDLTHSVNAVKTPGNRLSLVCEQYSLSAAELAEIPEFTVESRIAQSTTKKRK; from the coding sequence GTGAAACACTTTCAACAACAACCAAACGTTTTTTCTAGCGAATATCTGAATAATTTATGGGGAGAAATTCAAGCTTGTCGTTATTTTGCTATCAATAATCTCAACCGCGATTTTGTCGGGACGAAGGGATTTTCTGTAGTGTTCAGGCGATCGCACATTTCCACTGTAGAACAAAAGTTTCCCTATTTCAAATTATACCTCGATTTGGCTCTGCAAGCGGGTTGTAATGCATTTTACCTCAATCCGTTACAACTGAAGGAAGGTTCCCGTGTAGACCCGCACATTGACCGCTCGTTGCGTTCTTACTGCAAAACCGTGGAACCCCCAGCCGTTGTCAGCGTTCTTTATGTGCGCTTACCTGAAAATATGGAAGGGGGAGAATTGGTTCTGAAGTCGCATAAACGCCAACTGGGACAAATTAAGCCCCAAGCAAATACTTTAGTTTACTTTCAAGGTGATTTAACTCACTCCGTCAATGCTGTGAAAACACCGGGAAATCGCTTGAGTTTGGTTTGTGAACAGTATAGTTTGAGTGCAGCGGAACTCGCAGAAATACCAGAATTTACTGTTGAGTCTAGAATTGCTCAGTCCACAACAAAAAAACGCAAGTAA
- a CDS encoding chromosome segregation ATPase — protein MTERDIPESWPPSRGGEPDDMKRLSRTPQFGETQAFGVRATGSTSKSVQREKQDSSELPLNNQSAETSLPGQNSGKYPRWLRSWILWGLMLTLIPGGVGFLAMAMLLKLPSAPSCPAISRPFVSASVKLHCAQIAASKQNVKDLLQAIAIVSHISDDHPLRGEIDRYLKEWSQDILRLADQSFQAGNLEEAIATARKIPQDLSPDELVDEQITKWELIWSQAEGIYQNAEGELKERRWQSAFMLSARLLRVDNQYWSTVKYDQLNNLITSAREDGDKLANAESLANSKVVNNLLEAIKLSESIRTESYLYAKAQELIPEIGRKMLELAQASLDKRDANTALDIARQIPDNTRLQTEVSDFIALTDAQRSAWIGTVSGLETAIFQAQQVDASRSNYGEAQQLIARWQMEIEDVARLEKARTLASQGTIEYLTAAISEVQMISANNPRASEARKEINRWRNQVETIEDRPILERAQQLAWLNDINSLQAAISEAGQIRRGRALYSEAQNKISSWTATVQRIQDQPYLDQARMLARNGDLSAAINTVQPIASSRRSLSGAASKAIEDWQGQIRARENWNRAREVAVPGTAEALSQAIGIADRVPRSSTLRMDVNIAINQWSQQLFDIARSQGDVNILRAIETAKLIPRSSSVYSRAQQQIQSWQSFLNPEPVEIQPILPIGEQPIVPIIEQ, from the coding sequence AATTACCTTTAAATAATCAGTCAGCAGAAACTAGTTTACCCGGTCAAAATTCTGGCAAATACCCACGCTGGTTGAGAAGCTGGATTTTGTGGGGGTTAATGTTAACACTTATTCCGGGCGGTGTGGGCTTTCTAGCGATGGCAATGCTGCTGAAGCTACCAAGCGCTCCCAGCTGCCCTGCGATTTCTCGACCTTTTGTGAGTGCTTCGGTGAAGTTACATTGCGCTCAGATAGCAGCTTCTAAGCAGAATGTCAAGGATTTACTGCAAGCGATCGCCATAGTCAGTCACATATCAGATGATCACCCGTTGCGGGGAGAAATTGACCGTTATTTGAAAGAATGGTCGCAGGATATTTTGCGGCTAGCAGACCAGAGTTTTCAAGCCGGGAATTTAGAGGAAGCGATCGCAACTGCGCGTAAGATACCTCAAGACCTGTCGCCTGATGAATTAGTCGATGAACAAATTACTAAATGGGAGTTAATTTGGTCTCAGGCAGAAGGTATATATCAGAATGCCGAAGGGGAACTCAAAGAACGGCGCTGGCAATCAGCGTTTATGCTATCGGCTAGATTACTGCGTGTAGATAATCAATACTGGTCTACTGTTAAGTATGATCAATTAAATAATTTGATTACTTCCGCCAGGGAAGATGGTGATAAGTTAGCAAACGCTGAAAGTTTAGCAAATAGCAAAGTAGTAAATAATTTACTAGAAGCGATTAAACTCTCTGAGTCGATTAGGACGGAAAGCTACCTGTATGCAAAAGCACAGGAATTGATTCCGGAAATTGGCCGAAAAATGCTGGAATTGGCACAGGCAAGTCTGGATAAGCGGGATGCGAATACAGCCTTAGATATTGCTAGACAAATCCCAGATAATACCCGATTACAGACAGAAGTGTCAGATTTTATCGCTTTGACTGATGCCCAAAGGAGTGCATGGATTGGTACGGTATCTGGTTTAGAAACAGCTATTTTTCAGGCGCAACAAGTTGATGCTTCGCGATCAAATTATGGTGAAGCACAGCAATTGATTGCTCGTTGGCAAATGGAAATTGAAGATGTGGCGCGTTTAGAAAAAGCCCGGACTCTTGCTAGCCAAGGCACTATCGAATATTTAACAGCAGCTATTAGTGAAGTTCAGATGATTTCTGCTAATAATCCCCGCGCTTCAGAAGCGAGGAAAGAAATCAACCGTTGGCGTAATCAGGTGGAGACTATTGAAGATAGACCCATTTTGGAACGCGCCCAACAATTGGCATGGCTAAATGATATTAATTCTTTGCAAGCAGCAATATCGGAAGCTGGACAAATCCGTCGGGGTCGGGCATTGTATTCTGAAGCACAGAACAAAATTAGCTCCTGGACGGCTACTGTTCAGCGAATACAAGATCAGCCATATTTAGATCAGGCAAGAATGCTGGCGCGGAATGGTGATTTGAGTGCTGCTATTAATACGGTACAACCAATTGCATCATCGAGGCGATCGCTTTCTGGTGCAGCAAGTAAGGCTATTGAGGATTGGCAAGGGCAAATCCGCGCTAGAGAAAACTGGAATAGAGCCAGGGAGGTGGCGGTTCCTGGTACAGCAGAAGCTTTGTCTCAAGCCATAGGAATAGCGGATCGGGTTCCCAGAAGTAGCACGTTGCGTATGGATGTAAATATTGCTATTAACCAATGGAGTCAGCAGTTATTCGATATTGCCCGTTCTCAGGGTGATGTTAATATTCTGCGAGCTATTGAGACTGCTAAGTTGATTCCACGCAGTAGTTCTGTTTACAGTAGGGCGCAACAGCAAATTCAGAGTTGGCAGTCTTTTCTCAATCCTGAGCCTGTAGAAATTCAGCCTATTCTCCCAATTGGTGAGCAGCCTATCGTCCCAATTATTGAGCAGTGA
- the cas6 gene encoding CRISPR-associated endoribonuclease Cas6 translates to MPHSLVLNLLPQSSIPSQFLTGRHLHALFLTLVSSVDRTLGDRLHDSTADKAFTLSPLQTNFPSQGTRGISKLQHSHQQPISAGTPCWWRVSLLDDTLFSQLTQLWLNLNPNHPWHLGPADLYITSIQGTPQSTQPWANACSYTQLYEQASDRDRSIDFIFSTPTAFRQGKFDTTLPTRECVFNSLLSRWNKYSGIEFSQNSIESIFPSFVNIRTEILADSRSKFIGIVGEVNYRILGEIEPIQIKQINTLANFALYTGVGRKTPMGMGMIRRSYH, encoded by the coding sequence ATGCCTCATAGCTTAGTTCTCAACCTACTTCCGCAATCGTCTATCCCTTCTCAGTTTCTCACAGGGAGACATCTGCACGCACTATTTTTGACCCTTGTTAGTTCCGTAGATCGCACATTAGGCGATCGCCTACATGATTCTACCGCAGATAAAGCCTTCACCCTCTCACCCCTACAAACTAATTTCCCGTCTCAGGGAACTAGGGGAATATCCAAACTCCAACACTCACATCAACAACCCATATCCGCCGGAACCCCTTGTTGGTGGCGCGTTTCTCTCTTAGATGACACACTATTTAGCCAACTTACCCAACTATGGCTGAATCTTAACCCCAATCATCCTTGGCATCTTGGCCCTGCTGACTTGTATATTACCAGCATTCAAGGCACACCCCAATCTACCCAACCCTGGGCAAATGCCTGTAGCTACACTCAATTATACGAGCAAGCCAGCGATCGCGATCGCTCCATTGACTTTATCTTCTCCACACCTACCGCCTTTCGCCAAGGAAAATTTGATACCACCCTCCCCACCAGAGAATGTGTTTTCAATTCCCTGCTTTCCCGGTGGAATAAATATAGTGGAATTGAATTTTCTCAAAATTCCATTGAGTCAATATTTCCCTCTTTTGTCAACATTCGTACAGAAATATTAGCAGACTCCCGCAGCAAATTTATTGGCATTGTCGGAGAAGTTAATTATCGCATTTTAGGTGAGATTGAACCCATACAAATAAAGCAAATTAACACCTTGGCTAACTTTGCCTTATATACAGGTGTAGGAAGAAAAACACCAATGGGTATGGGTATGATACGACGTTCATATCATTGA
- the cas4 gene encoding CRISPR-associated protein Cas4, which produces MNYEYIQIAALNQYAYCSHRCWRMFCAGEFTDNQYTIEGTALHDRVHTTGDIDKEDTWQIRAIYLKSEKYKLIGKSDLIEVVSGEYYPIEYKRGRKGEWDNDELQVCAQALCLEEMTGQNINIGYIYYAHSHQRQLVEINQELRDSAIATIEAVTNLLETGTMPPPSYSKRCKGCSLYSQCLPKASDKLRNYQEAN; this is translated from the coding sequence ATGAATTACGAATATATCCAAATTGCAGCGTTGAACCAATACGCCTATTGTTCCCATCGCTGCTGGAGGATGTTTTGTGCTGGCGAATTTACCGATAATCAATACACAATTGAAGGTACAGCTTTACATGACCGAGTTCACACCACAGGCGATATTGACAAAGAAGATACTTGGCAAATTCGAGCGATTTATCTGAAATCAGAAAAATATAAACTCATTGGTAAATCTGACTTAATCGAAGTCGTATCAGGTGAATATTATCCAATCGAATACAAACGCGGACGTAAAGGTGAATGGGATAACGACGAATTGCAAGTTTGCGCCCAAGCATTATGTTTAGAAGAAATGACAGGGCAAAATATCAACATCGGATATATCTATTATGCTCATTCCCATCAACGACAATTAGTCGAGATTAATCAAGAACTTAGAGACAGTGCGATCGCTACCATTGAAGCCGTCACAAATTTACTTGAAACTGGCACAATGCCACCACCATCTTACAGTAAAAGGTGCAAAGGTTGTAGTCTTTATTCGCAATGTTTGCCCAAAGCATCTGACAAGTTAAGAAACTATCAAGAAGCCAATTAA
- the cas10d gene encoding type I-D CRISPR-associated protein Cas10d/Csc3 — MIKKTKPSEENQQLSLFQNQNEELEDDFLNQDFGFDGDSSDRTIETEGELLTLKLLREAIQSQNPDDQVMADFAEYVLPNLLKIAIGVTAKGGKFFDEIDQQREAEGKTKVRRDNAADQSLNTHLLNGLFPANLIEKRLEKLNTTVRRVVKERERRLVIAGFILHDFEKFPDAPEDCRKLPLTEHRQIIDQKVRQLGLDKFINPDNSEAYREYLDDLLCMAYNAQRRWDTNWNFSEFGLNPVLKDRTLRSLSDLTCLADSLASIVKHPQDAENTRLQEIIHNLSDGQLKFTYHSIAENRGVLTNVVNNALIKAHTSLNTDENIYYEPLLYLPTGVIYLALRNAPPIAQADLSDRVVDSIKSLCSGQLTLRQTGFGRDGKGMKYAEYYNLFFNDLGLMRVALDATLRILNPNKRSVAQSRSENLIKFQQKNVLSVDYDFNFADDIRIDQIAEFGDLISRKIWEETVNRIDAARKKDKKLPAVPNLDLIHKVAEFWNLAEYLPPIREIQRINESLKENKLKGNTGGVPYEWYYLAAKYLEFHPGIENVRDTCQQVIDYLATLISPIISQYKLPDGWEDLRLWVNRVVMLPNTNQELSTETQVQTFLEELSNYNAAKKPGRGRQLICSISHSAYSVTEQMESAVLFTPQVYTNKQMLGGSNAKRNISSIAGVEMMLRQILMNQTQAVGKRFEDGKYRYLYFYPTYYFTPETNKFLQKAYNGIAQTRFDTSVRNHFISKDLQANLDRENYQSVDSFLIDEHLQADKDRTFKLSYPEDQPLTFYFMALPPGRDGTDTESWVMPTWLAFAFPMILDVKTVVSESPIPPFNDGAEFEESVFLDSAPHAFRALVKRDRFRLDYILEGWQENGIQYPAPLNVLTAAYAIHLDVNARQGKTGYDANWGRFTELAKDFETSSLYVFAYLNRWVRNQGVETARIEKIRLYVYHFYPCFDPYVKYDTNMEQLIVGEESSLNHPKKLADLYRKFYRANKRYNPKSNAVLKPIDIAAETILKAESSVFQGETLVAAVAAEVFKLMDRVHSSTAEGRWVMSKREEERQAVLEFAKYFVQEVFEKSFAGDRARLAGRQLNLIRDTCEFLYRLEDDKENAEKLIETE; from the coding sequence GAAGCAATTCAGTCTCAAAATCCTGATGATCAAGTAATGGCAGATTTTGCCGAGTATGTTTTACCAAACTTGCTCAAGATAGCCATTGGTGTCACGGCTAAAGGAGGTAAATTTTTTGATGAAATCGACCAACAGCGAGAAGCAGAAGGTAAAACCAAAGTTAGGCGAGATAATGCGGCTGACCAATCGCTAAATACTCACTTACTCAATGGGTTATTTCCCGCTAATTTAATCGAAAAGCGTTTAGAAAAACTCAATACCACAGTGCGGCGAGTGGTGAAAGAACGAGAACGTCGTTTAGTAATTGCTGGGTTTATTTTACATGATTTTGAAAAGTTTCCTGATGCGCCAGAAGACTGTCGCAAGTTACCGTTAACTGAACATCGGCAAATTATTGATCAAAAAGTTCGCCAGTTAGGACTTGATAAGTTTATCAACCCAGATAATTCAGAAGCTTATCGAGAGTATTTAGATGATTTATTGTGCATGGCTTATAATGCTCAACGACGCTGGGATACTAACTGGAATTTTTCGGAATTTGGCTTAAATCCAGTTCTCAAAGACCGCACCCTTCGCAGTCTGTCTGATTTAACTTGTTTAGCTGATTCCCTCGCCTCAATTGTTAAACATCCCCAAGATGCAGAAAATACCAGACTCCAAGAAATTATCCATAATCTGAGTGATGGACAGTTGAAATTTACCTATCACAGCATTGCTGAGAACCGGGGTGTTTTAACTAATGTGGTGAATAATGCTTTAATTAAAGCTCATACTAGTCTTAACACTGATGAAAATATCTATTATGAACCTTTGTTATATCTGCCAACAGGTGTAATTTATTTAGCTTTGCGTAATGCGCCACCTATTGCACAAGCAGACTTATCAGACCGTGTAGTTGATAGTATTAAATCACTTTGTTCAGGTCAATTGACGCTCAGACAAACAGGGTTTGGTAGAGATGGTAAAGGTATGAAATATGCCGAATATTACAATTTATTTTTTAATGATTTAGGTTTAATGCGTGTAGCTCTAGATGCTACATTACGTATATTGAATCCAAATAAACGTTCTGTTGCTCAAAGTCGCAGTGAAAATCTGATTAAATTTCAGCAAAAGAATGTTTTATCTGTTGATTATGATTTCAACTTTGCAGATGATATCCGCATCGACCAAATAGCCGAATTTGGTGATTTAATTAGTCGGAAGATTTGGGAAGAAACAGTTAATCGCATTGATGCTGCTAGGAAGAAAGATAAAAAACTACCAGCAGTGCCAAATTTAGATTTAATTCACAAAGTTGCAGAGTTTTGGAATTTAGCAGAATATTTACCCCCCATTCGGGAAATTCAACGCATTAATGAAAGTCTCAAAGAAAATAAGTTAAAAGGAAATACTGGCGGAGTACCGTATGAATGGTATTACCTCGCAGCGAAATATCTCGAATTTCATCCTGGGATTGAAAATGTCCGCGACACTTGTCAGCAAGTCATTGATTACTTAGCAACTTTAATTTCTCCAATTATTTCTCAGTATAAATTACCTGATGGCTGGGAAGATTTAAGGCTTTGGGTAAATCGCGTTGTGATGTTACCAAATACAAATCAAGAATTATCAACCGAAACTCAAGTTCAGACATTTTTAGAGGAGTTAAGTAACTATAATGCTGCTAAAAAACCAGGACGAGGACGGCAACTTATTTGCTCAATCTCTCACTCAGCTTACAGTGTGACTGAGCAAATGGAATCAGCAGTTTTATTTACGCCGCAAGTTTATACAAATAAGCAAATGTTAGGAGGTTCTAACGCCAAACGGAATATCTCTAGTATTGCTGGTGTGGAGATGATGCTGAGGCAAATATTGATGAATCAAACTCAAGCAGTTGGGAAACGATTTGAAGATGGTAAATATCGCTATCTCTACTTTTACCCGACTTATTACTTCACACCAGAAACTAATAAGTTTTTGCAAAAAGCTTACAACGGCATTGCTCAAACTCGCTTTGATACCAGCGTCCGCAATCATTTTATCAGTAAGGATTTACAAGCCAATTTAGACAGAGAAAATTACCAAAGTGTAGATAGTTTCTTAATTGACGAACATCTACAGGCTGACAAAGACCGCACATTTAAACTTTCTTATCCTGAAGACCAACCTTTAACATTTTACTTCATGGCATTGCCACCAGGAAGAGACGGAACTGATACAGAATCTTGGGTAATGCCAACTTGGTTAGCGTTTGCTTTCCCGATGATTCTAGATGTAAAAACTGTGGTTTCTGAGTCGCCAATTCCACCTTTTAATGATGGTGCTGAATTTGAGGAAAGTGTTTTTTTAGATAGTGCGCCTCATGCTTTCCGGGCTTTGGTAAAAAGAGATAGATTTCGTCTTGACTACATTCTAGAAGGTTGGCAAGAAAACGGTATTCAATACCCTGCACCGTTAAATGTGCTTACAGCCGCTTATGCTATTCATTTAGATGTGAATGCTAGACAAGGTAAAACTGGTTACGATGCGAACTGGGGGAGATTTACAGAACTAGCTAAGGATTTTGAAACGAGTTCTTTGTATGTGTTTGCTTATCTCAATCGTTGGGTGCGTAACCAAGGAGTAGAAACGGCACGCATTGAGAAAATTAGGCTTTATGTCTATCATTTTTACCCTTGTTTTGACCCTTATGTTAAATATGACACGAATATGGAGCAATTAATTGTGGGAGAAGAATCCAGCCTGAATCATCCTAAAAAATTAGCAGATTTATATCGCAAATTTTACCGAGCAAATAAGCGTTATAATCCCAAGTCTAATGCTGTTTTAAAACCAATCGATATCGCAGCCGAAACTATTCTCAAAGCTGAGTCAAGTGTGTTTCAAGGAGAAACATTAGTGGCAGCTGTAGCTGCGGAAGTCTTCAAACTCATGGATCGCGTTCATTCTTCGACTGCTGAAGGACGTTGGGTGATGAGTAAACGTGAGGAAGAACGACAAGCTGTTTTAGAATTTGCTAAATATTTTGTACAGGAGGTATTTGAGAAATCATTTGCAGGCGATCGCGCCCGTTTAGCAGGTCGTCAACTAAACTTAATTCGAGATACCTGTGAATTTCTTTATCGCCTTGAAGATGACAAAGAAAACGCAGAAAAACTTATAGAAACGGAATAA
- the cas5d gene encoding type I-D CRISPR-associated protein Cas5/Csc1: MAIIYRCQLELHDSLYFATREIGRLYETEPIIHNYALCYALGLVDSEIYSTTVAEEHSYRYFCPEQVPKYEEHLTPLNAQEIYITPARSIKHSAILNTWKYANNNYHVEMEKTQKNIPSFGRAKEIAPESQFEFFVISKKQIKLPKWIRLGKWMSKAEVTVAELPKSKSFSGVFTCKYPLNPLDVMFTHQVISYDVVNMPPVSLIQNVQMRGEYYQFEGISELKLPAKMEYRFQG; encoded by the coding sequence ATGGCTATAATCTATCGATGTCAATTAGAACTACATGACAGCCTCTATTTTGCTACTCGTGAAATTGGGAGACTCTACGAAACCGAGCCAATAATTCACAATTATGCTCTTTGTTATGCACTGGGTTTAGTTGATAGTGAAATCTACTCTACTACCGTGGCTGAAGAACATTCCTATCGCTACTTTTGCCCTGAACAAGTGCCAAAATATGAGGAGCATTTAACACCACTCAATGCACAGGAAATTTACATTACTCCGGCTCGTTCTATCAAACATTCAGCCATTCTCAACACCTGGAAGTATGCTAACAACAACTACCATGTTGAAATGGAGAAAACGCAGAAGAATATCCCTAGTTTTGGGAGAGCAAAGGAAATTGCACCAGAAAGTCAATTTGAGTTTTTCGTGATTTCTAAAAAACAAATCAAATTACCAAAGTGGATTCGTTTGGGTAAATGGATGAGTAAGGCTGAGGTGACGGTTGCAGAGTTGCCTAAATCTAAAAGTTTTTCAGGTGTATTTACTTGTAAATATCCTTTAAATCCTTTAGATGTGATGTTTACTCATCAAGTTATTAGCTATGATGTGGTAAATATGCCTCCTGTTAGTTTGATTCAAAATGTGCAAATGCGCGGTGAATATTATCAGTTTGAGGGTATTTCAGAATTAAAGCTTCCGGCTAAAATGGAATATCGTTTTCAAGGTTAA
- the cas2 gene encoding CRISPR-associated endonuclease Cas2, with protein sequence MFVVISYDISEDKRRTKIHKILKSYGQWMQYSVFECDLTKTQYAKLRSRLSKIIKPNEDNIRFYFLCACCQGKVERIGGDMPRDTTVFFA encoded by the coding sequence ATGTTTGTAGTAATTTCCTACGATATATCAGAAGACAAGCGCCGCACCAAAATTCATAAAATTCTCAAATCTTACGGACAGTGGATGCAATATTCTGTGTTTGAGTGCGACTTGACCAAGACTCAGTATGCTAAACTGCGATCGCGCTTGTCTAAAATCATCAAACCCAACGAAGACAACATCCGCTTTTATTTCCTCTGTGCTTGCTGTCAGGGAAAAGTTGAGCGTATCGGCGGTGATATGCCAAGAGACACCACAGTATTTTTTGCCTGA
- the cas7d gene encoding type I-D CRISPR-associated protein Cas7/Csc2 has product MSFLKTVESKFFQAEIPYKPMGKYVHFVTVRITESYPLFQTDGELNKARVRAGVKDKTTISRLSMFKRKQSTPERLVGRELLRNYGLMTAEECEYNVNFAMDNPDCIIYGFAIGDSGSEKSKVVVDTAFSITAFDQSHETFTLNAPYENGTMASKGENGSKPGEVTSRINQQDHIRPQVFFPSIVTLKDPTEASFLYVFNNILRTRHYGAQTTRTGRVRNELIGVVFADGEITSNLRWTQAIYDQMKAQNAINPPDPLDEDDVITAAKSAIEALMADEFIVHTDFIGDAFSPLLNEVKKLVGDETGIKAVLQKADAEAKNYASTHISKKKPAAKAK; this is encoded by the coding sequence ATGTCATTTCTCAAAACTGTTGAATCCAAATTCTTTCAAGCTGAAATACCCTACAAACCAATGGGTAAATATGTCCATTTTGTGACTGTACGCATCACTGAATCTTATCCTCTCTTTCAAACAGATGGAGAATTAAATAAAGCCAGGGTAAGAGCCGGAGTCAAAGATAAAACCACAATTAGCCGTTTGTCAATGTTTAAACGCAAACAATCTACCCCAGAGCGTTTAGTTGGTCGAGAATTGCTGCGTAATTATGGCTTGATGACTGCGGAAGAATGCGAATATAACGTCAATTTTGCAATGGATAATCCTGATTGCATAATTTACGGTTTCGCTATTGGTGATTCTGGTTCAGAAAAATCTAAGGTTGTAGTAGATACCGCATTTTCAATTACTGCTTTTGATCAATCACACGAAACATTTACTCTTAACGCTCCCTACGAAAATGGTACAATGGCTTCTAAGGGTGAAAATGGTTCTAAACCAGGTGAAGTTACCAGTCGAATTAATCAGCAAGACCATATTAGACCACAGGTTTTCTTCCCTAGTATCGTTACCCTCAAAGACCCCACTGAAGCTAGCTTTCTTTACGTTTTTAATAATATCCTCAGAACTCGCCACTATGGAGCGCAGACTACCCGTACAGGTCGCGTGAGAAATGAGTTGATTGGTGTTGTATTTGCAGATGGAGAAATTACCAGTAATCTCCGTTGGACTCAAGCAATATATGATCAAATGAAAGCGCAAAATGCAATTAATCCTCCTGATCCTTTGGATGAAGATGATGTAATTACTGCTGCTAAAAGTGCAATTGAGGCTTTAATGGCTGATGAGTTTATTGTGCATACTGATTTCATTGGTGATGCTTTTTCACCTCTGTTAAATGAAGTTAAGAAGCTTGTGGGTGACGAAACAGGAATTAAGGCAGTTTTACAAAAAGCTGATGCAGAAGCTAAAAATTATGCCAGTACACATATTAGCAAAAAGAAACCTGCGGCTAAGGCTAAGTAA
- the cas1d gene encoding type I-D CRISPR-associated endonuclease Cas1d — MGTIYVTQEEAYIGKVDESLNIKADKKTVLDVPLIKVDGLVIMGRANISPAAISELMSRKIPITYLNFNGKFIASLEPDMGKNIFVRNAQWKAAGESAQAIHVTQGFVRGKLKNYRQSLLLAQRRYDLDLNSNITQLSNAIASLDQAKSINSLRGYEGAGSAAYFGCFNQLIRVDNFSFSTRNRRPATDSVNSLLNLGYSLLRHDIQGALNIIGFDPYLGYLHTERYGRPSLALDLMEEFRPLIVDAVVLAAINRRMLAPKDFITEPVSGAVSLTKEGLHLFLRLYQEKKLSKFKHPVMQKQYTYQESFEIQGRFLAKYLLGEINQYPPLVMR; from the coding sequence ATGGGAACAATTTACGTCACACAAGAAGAAGCCTATATTGGCAAAGTTGATGAAAGTCTGAATATCAAAGCTGATAAAAAAACAGTTTTAGATGTACCTCTGATTAAAGTTGATGGCTTAGTCATAATGGGGAGAGCTAATATTTCACCGGCGGCTATTTCCGAACTGATGAGCAGAAAAATTCCCATCACTTATCTCAACTTTAATGGGAAATTTATCGCCAGTTTAGAACCAGATATGGGTAAAAATATTTTCGTTCGTAATGCTCAATGGAAAGCCGCCGGCGAATCCGCACAAGCAATCCATGTAACTCAAGGTTTTGTCAGGGGAAAACTCAAGAATTACCGCCAATCTTTATTACTAGCACAACGCCGTTATGACTTAGATTTAAATTCTAATATTACTCAATTATCTAACGCGATCGCATCTCTAGATCAAGCCAAATCAATTAATTCTCTCAGAGGTTATGAAGGTGCTGGAAGTGCAGCCTATTTTGGCTGTTTTAATCAACTAATTCGCGTCGATAACTTTAGCTTTTCAACCCGTAACCGTCGCCCTGCTACAGACTCGGTTAACTCACTTTTGAATTTAGGTTATTCCCTACTGCGTCACGATATCCAAGGCGCTTTAAATATTATTGGTTTTGACCCTTATTTAGGATACCTGCACACAGAGCGATATGGTAGACCTTCATTAGCACTAGATTTAATGGAAGAGTTTCGACCTTTAATAGTAGATGCTGTAGTTTTAGCTGCAATTAATCGCCGGATGCTTGCACCAAAAGACTTTATTACTGAACCTGTTAGTGGTGCTGTTTCACTCACTAAAGAAGGACTACATCTGTTTCTGCGGCTATATCAAGAAAAGAAGCTGAGTAAATTTAAACATCCAGTCATGCAGAAACAATATACCTATCAAGAATCCTTTGAAATTCAAGGCCGTTTCCTCGCTAAATATCTCCTGGGAGAAATTAACCAATATCCCCCATTAGTCATGAGGTAA